From Caretta caretta isolate rCarCar2 chromosome 9, rCarCar1.hap1, whole genome shotgun sequence, one genomic window encodes:
- the CITED1 gene encoding cbp/p300-interacting transactivator 1: MSSLVYPSLGMKDRKAVTILHYPGVGMNVSKASTGPHITSAGMMAPSATPLPSKQPSFTLPTAPHLLASMQLQKLNSQYHAMGVSGHPAEAGSIQSWGFGAQPLGQGALAPPASTHSPSIIDSDPVDEEVLMSLVVELGLDRANELPELWLGQNEFDFAADFPSSR, translated from the coding sequence ATGAGCTCTCTGGTTTATCCCAGCCTGGGCATGAAGGACCGCAAAGCAGTGACCATCCTGCACTACCCTGGGGTGGGCATGAATGTCAGCAAGGCCAGCACAGGACCCCACATCACCAGTGCGGGCATGATGGCCCCCTCTGCGACCCCCCTGCCCTCAAAGCAGCCCTCCTTCACCCTGCCAACAGCCCCTCACCTGCTGGCCAGCATGCAGCTGCAGAAACTCAACAGCCAGTACCATGCCATGGGGGTCTCTGGGCACCCAGCGGAGGCTGGGTCcatccagagctggggctttggAGCCCAGCCCCTGGGCCAAGGGGCACTGGCTCCCCCTGCCAGCACCCACAGCCCTAGCATTATTGATTCCGATCCAGTGGATGAGGAGGTGCTGATGTCACTGGTGGTGGAACTGGGCCTGGATAGAGCTAACGAGCtgccagagctgtggctgggcCAGAACGAGTTTGACTTTGCTGCAGATTTCCCTTCCAGTCGCTGA
- the RPS4X gene encoding small ribosomal subunit protein eS4, X isoform — protein MARGPKKHLKRVAAPKHWMLDKLTGVFAPRPSTGPHKLRECLPLIIFLRNRLKYALTGDEVKKICMQRFIKIDGKVRTDITYPAGFMDVISIEKTGEHFRLVYDTKGRFAVHRITAEEAKYKLCKVRKIFVGTKGIPHLVTHDARTIRYPDPLIKVNDTIQIDLETGKITDFIKFDTGNLCMVTGGANLGRIGVITNRERHPGSFDVVHVKDANGNSFATRLSNIFVIGKGNKPWISLPRGKGIRLTIAEERDKRLAAKQSSS, from the exons ATG GCTCGCGGTCCCAAGAAGCACCTGAAGCGTGTAGCAGCTCCAAAGCATTGGATGCTGGATAAATTGACAGGAGTGTTT GCTCCCCGTCCATCAACAGGTCCTCACAAATTGAGGGAATGCCTTCCACTCATCATTTTCCTTAGGAACAGACTCAAGTATGCCCTGACAGGAGATGAGGTCAAGAAGATCTGCATGCAGAGGTTCATCAAGATTGATGGCAAAGTCCGCACTGACATCACCTATCCTGCTGGCTTCATGG ATGTCATCAGCATTGAGAAGACAGGTGAGCACTTCCGTCTGGTATACGACACCAAGGGTCGTTTTGCAGTTCACCGCATCACAGCTGAAGAAGCCAAG TACAAGCTGTGCAAGGTGAGGAAGATATTTGTGGGCACTAAAGGAATCCCTCACCTGGTGACCCATGATGCCCGTACCATCCGCTACCCAGATCCCCTCATCAAGGTGAATGACACTATCCAAATTGACCTTGAGACTGGCAAGATCACAGACTTCATCAAGTTTGACACAG GTAACCTGTGTATGGTGACTGGTGGTGCTAACTTGGGCCGTATTGGTGTGATCACTAACCGGGAGAGACACCCAGGCTCGTTCGATGTGGTGCACGTGAAGGATGCCAATGGCAACAGCTTTGCCACCAGGCTCTCTAACATTTTTGTTATTGGCAAA GGTAACAAGCCATGGATCTCCCTGCCCCGTGGAAAGGGAATCCGTCTGACCATTGCTGAAGAGAGAGACAAGAGACTGGcagccaaacagagcagcagTTAA